The sequence TCACTTTTGCCCCTCCGCACCACACGCTCCTCTGTCCTGTACCCTGTCTGGAAAAGAACTACTTTAAACAGTTCAGTTTTAGATCTTGACCACCCAAAACAAGTTTCaaacatgttttgttttttctctctctctttcttttggggTGTAATTTACCTTAGTAACCCTCAAAACTGCAACAAGAACTCTCACCTGCTTGCTTGTTGCTAATCATGGTCCTATAGAGTATTCAATCATTGAAAGTAAATTGCACCAACTGGGTTTCCATTTTTCCTCTGGGTTCTTCGAAATCTGTGCTCAGTTTTTGACTTTTCGTTCTTCTCCAGCTGAATTCTGCCATTTCTATTtaactctgtttttttaaacAGAGCAAAATTTAGTATTTTCTACTTCAAATATGATCTGAGGTTTTCTGTTTGGCTGCTTTTAAATATGAGAGATTTATGAGCCTCATTTACTTTGTCTGTATAACTTTTTCTTGTACTTGGAAGTTGGAAGTgctttatttatataaactttcAGTTTCTTCATCATTGGGTCATTTATTAACATGGACTGGTCTACTTCTAGTACCAAACTGTAACTTTTCTACAGACATAAACAATTCTTGTTGTGCTTGATTGAAGGAACTGCTTTGGTTTAGAGTAATCTAAAATTACTGGGTCTTTTTGTATATTACATATAAATATCTTGGTTTTgtgactttttctttttatctctGTTGAATAGTTAAATCTATTTCTTCCTCTGCCTCAATAGTTCATCTTTCTTCAAAGGGCCAGTTATATTCTGTGAGAGAAATGCTCATTTCAACTGAAAATGAACAGATCTCACTGGTTTCAGTTAGTGCAAAAGAGTCCTTTCAAACATCTCACATGGAATCAAACCCAGATTCCATTGATGGGCTTCCCCCggtttcttatttttctgattCACCTCCTCTTCCCATCATCTGTACTGATGTCAATGTCATCCCCGAGCACGAAAAGAATGAGCTTCAGCAGTCCATATCAAATCTTGAAGGTAAAGTTTTTGAGTTTCAGTTTCAAGTTCGTGATCAGGCCACTGTCTTAGTCCAATCAGTTGATATGATCTTGGGGCCAATTGGGTTTGTAGGTGAAATCTCACAGTTGAAGCTGAGGCAGAGGTTGTGGGATGAGAAACGGAGAGAAGCTTTGAATAAGATTATAGACATCAAAGGTTGTGTGGTTAATCATAATTTTACCTGTAACgcttttatgttttattgtATTAAGTGATGTGAATGTTCAGGCAGCATTCGAGTGTTTTGTCGGGTCCGACCATTTCTACTGATGGACAAGAGAAGAATCAGAGAACCCATTTCAGCTGGATCGGAGAAGATTGTGGTTAAGTCAGCTGGAACAAGAAAAGGATTTGACTTTGATAAGGTTTTTCCTCAAGAAACCAGCCAAGGTTAgtgttaaaaaaaagatatatgcGTGTTTTACAAGTttgattatttgttaattaattgtttCAGTTGTAGTAAGAGAGACTCTATCATGTTTCCAAATTCTGTAGAAGATGTATTTGCTGAGGTGAAACCAATTCTCAGATCTGCACTTGATGGGCACAATGTATGTATTTTTGCTCATGGTCAAACTGGCACTGGCAAGACATTTACCATGGTTAGTGATAGAAACTTAAAATTCAGCGGTTGTTGCAGTTATCTGGTTGatgtatatttgtttttcaaatatgtGTGAAGGATGGATTTGAATGCATCTGCAGGATGGCACAAGTGAGCAGCCAGGAATAATTCCTCGAGCTCTCAAAGAGCTTTTCTGTCAAGCCTCTTTGGATAGCTCATCTTATATCACATTTTCAATGAGCATGTTAGAAGTTTACATGGGCAGTCTCAGAGATCTACTGTCCCCAAAACCAGCTTGTAGGCCACATGAAGCTGTAACAAGATGGTAATAAACTTTCATTTTAGTACCCTGAGTAATTCATTAGAGGAGGCGACAATTGCAGGCCATTTATTAGACTGCTTACTTTGGTTTGGCTAACTTTACTACAGCAATCTCAACATTCAAACAGATCCAAAGGGATTAGTGGAAATCGAGGGTCTTACGGAAGTGCAAATCGTTGATTTTGCTAAAGCTAGATGGTGGTATAATAGGGGGAGGAGAGTTAGATCTACTTCTTGGACTAATGTAAATGAGGCATCTAGCCGGTCTCACTGGTGGGTTCCAGGTCTAGTTAgatttttcacaattttccaTTGGATTAATTTTGGTCGATAATTACGTTATCTTTTTAGCTTCATATATCTAGCTTAACGAGGATAACCATGTTCCGGCACGGGGATGCTTCGGAAGCTAAAAGGGAAGTGGGTAAACTGTGGATGGTTGATCTTGGAGGAAGTGAACGGTTGCTTAAAACAGGAGCAACTGGACTAACACTTGATGAGGGAAGGGCCATAAATCTTTCTCTTTCAGCTTTGGGTGATGTCATTGCTGCTCTAAGGCGGAAGCGAGGCCATGTGCCTTACAGGTAAGTTAGTTGGTTGTCAGCTTTAGTTGCCTTCTTCCCTttgcctttttattttttcccttgGTGAGTGGATCTCTGCTGTTGGTTATAACCTCCTCAAAGACAGGCCTTTTGAGGTTTTTCTCTTTGCTTGCTGATTCAGCTAGAATCTGATggactttaaaattttggttgcAGGAACAGCAAGCTTACGCAAATCCTGAAAGATTCCCTAGGTAGATTACCACattctttgaattttgttatGGAACTGAGTTTCTTTACACATACAGACAATTCAGAgttatttaatttgattaacatagaatttaattttaaaatctgTATAAATGAGCTTATACTACATATGTAATATACGGTAATGACCCCACCACAAATCATTAAGTTTGTGCCTTCAATTGCTATTGTGAGCAGGGCAGAATGATCTCATATTCGCATGATTTTCACACCCTTTTCACCATTTGGACTTGACAGTGCTTAATATTTATTTGGTAATCCAAATGCTTTAGGTGCTGGTTCGAAGGTTTTGATGCTTGTGCATGTCAGCCCTTGTGAAGAAGATGTTGGGGAGACGATATGTTCTTTGAGCTTCGCTAAGAGAGCTAGAGCTGCAGAGTGTAATAGGGAATTATCAGAGGTACTTGTCTGTAGTTTCTTGGTAATTGTTTGGTTCCCTTAGCTGTGAATCTTCGTAACCGTTTGCATTGTTTTAGGACTTGAAGAGTCACAGGGAGAAAAGGGTCAAGGAACTTGAAGAAGACATGAgagaagctgaagaagaatGCCATAAACTTAAAAACCAGATACAAAAGGTCGATTTGCTGTTATGCGAAAACAGAAAGCTCTTCTCAACCACTTATGGACCTTTAGAAGATGAGAAGGCCCCCATTAGTCCCGAAGAATATCTGAAGGAAGCTGTAGAAATGCCACGAAAGCCGGAGAAAACAAGTAAAGGCAATGTTTCAAATTCATTGCCTCGGTTCATGACTTCCACTGCAGCTAGTCGACAAAGGCGAAGTGCTGCAGAAAGAGAAGTTGTTGGTAAAGCAAGAAGTTTGAGGTCTGTGACCAGAAGTTCAATCCAATTCACAGCCTCACAATCAATGAGTTACTCAGATCCTCAAATCAAAGCAATCTTACAAAACTCAAACAGAAAATCGCGATACGCCCCGGAAGCAGCAGATACTCTCCCTGCAGAGAGCCCGAAATGCAATGTCTCGGAATCATCCAAGACGCGAAGCAAGTTGGTCACCTCATCTGATCCAAACTTGAGAGTTACACTTGGTCGTCATAGAAGATGGATGTCTGATCTAATCTAACTGTCTGAGTTGTGAGGAAGAATAAGATGTGGTATGGTAAGAATAAAATGTGTGCGCGTGTTTTTGGGTTTATACTTCATAGTTTAGAGTTTTGTCTTACAAGACGAGTGTTGTGTGATTATGTATGTTACTACTAGGGTTGCTTCAACTGGGGTCtgttaattatttgtttacaCGATCCCTTATACACTGATTTTGGCCAGGCTTGCTGATTTATGTTCAATTAATTGTTAACAGAATTTTGTAACTTTTCGACTCATTTCATCATTTTTGGGTCATTGATTCTATTCTAATAATCTTGATCTCATTTCTATCAACTGTTTTAAAATGATTCCACCTAAGTAGCCGGTTCGATGTATATGATAATATAACAtgttaaattaaagaaaattattagaaTGGGAGGTATCAGAAAGAATTTAATATCTCATTTCCTAATATCGCtggtataaataaaataattgaagaaataacTCTAGCCTAAGATTATGGCGAAAACACAAAAGCTGATAATACTACTGATGAGCCGAGTCTTGTCTAATACATTGTCATTCGTGACTCATTAGTTAGCACTGAGAAAAACCACCTTATTAGAATGGGAGGTATCaataagaatttaaattatcattcCCTAATGTCGCTTGTGtagataaaataattgaataaataacaTTGGGCTAAAATGGTATTTTAGTCgtaaaccctaaaaaaatatgacaaaattGTCACGTGAAAAATTTAAAGCACAACGCAAAAACTCCTAAAAATAATAcacttttgaattttaaataatacagccgctcggctatactgttaaaatataaatattcgGATATTtataagtatagccgtgcggctatacggTTTAAAGATGCACagatattttaatagtatagccaccgCGGTTAAACTCTCTAAATATgttcgaatattttaatagtatagccgagcggctatactcgttaaATATATACGATTATTTCACCATCTTTTTTTATACGGACACTACTgctctgagagagagagagagggagagagagagagagagctcaatTTAAGTTGTTGATTCTTAGAAGCTTCAATCTATGGCTTCTTGGGTTCTTTTACCCGTAGCTTCAGTAACCGGTCGCTGTCTAGTGGCTACTGTGAGAACTGAGAGGTCCTCCTCCATCTGCGTTCGGTCTTCTCTGGACACTAATGTTTCTGACATGAGTGTAAATGGTAAAGTTCCCATCTATTTTAGCTTCAATTTGACAATTATCTCTGTTTTTATTACTATTTCAGTCTCTTTTTATTGCTGGGTATTCTTTTGGTGAACTGTAATGAATTTGGGGAAACTGCTGCTGGAAGCACTATTAATTTAGTATTATGAGATGAATGTTTATTCTGCTAGCTCCAAAAGGGTTGTTTCCACCTGGACACTACCGAGCTCCCGAGCAAAGTGGCTATAATTGGAGCTGGGCTTGCAGGCATGTCAACAGTAATTGAGCTTTTGGATCAAGGCCACGAGGTTGGTCCAATTTATTTTCTAGTCCTCCGACTGCTCACGAGAAGCTTGCAGCCCAAGATTATAAGGAATGCACAAAAGCTACTAATACTACTGATGAGCTGAGTCTTGTCTAAACACATTGTCATTTGTGATTCATTAGTTAGCACTGAGAAAAACCACCTCATTAGAATGGGAGATATTAGAAAGAATTTAAATACTCGTATCCTAATGTCGTTtgtacaaataaaataattgaagaaataacATTGGGCTAAAGTGGTATTTTATATGACAAAATTGTCAcataaaaaatgcaaaaaatccTTTTAAATAATACAGCCCTATGACTATTattgtttaaatatttttttaaaataaaataaaaataatgttcgAATACTTAAAGTATAGCTGCACGGTTATTGAGGTGAGCACGATCTGGATTGGATCAATTTCACCTCAAAATCACGGCCGAACCATTTACATTATAATAGtttgattttgacaaaaattacaaagaaaaccgaaccaaaccaaactaatATAAAACGGTTTAGTTCAGGCAATTTGGGCCTAAGTCCATatctctttccttttgtaGTTTTTCAACATTGTTAGCCCAATTGtaatcaataaattcacaacttgctacatactttttccattttctagGGTATCAAACCATCTTAAAACTCAATTTACaataaaacttcaaatttcaataaataacTAATATAACTACAATTCAACATTCATATCtagttattttataattaaaggACTACAAgtgtaaaattaaatataaataaataaatatgcagATAGATGGTTCAGTTTGGTTTATATCAGTTtataaaagttcaaaattaaACTAAACTAAATAATATACAATTTGGTTCAATTTTCCGTTTTaacctttatttatttattttataaaaatcaaatcaaactaaTAATTACGAACTAAATCGGCGAATTTAATCGATTCGGGCGGATTGATGCGCAGCTtagcggctatactttttaaacaTATTCCATGCGACACCGTAGCACGCATGTTACTCAAAACAACATCCGAGAAGAGACGACACAAGTCTCCCCACCACCAATCACATGAAAGGTTGAATCCaaaagttaaataaaaaactctTCGTGCCCCGTGAAACGACATCGTAAGTGTCGGCCCCAAATCAATGTCCCAAAATTTCCAGTGTTTTCTGCAGACCTAAAAATCAGAGTCTTGAAGACTTGGCGTAAATTGACGACATACATACATATCACATGGCTCTGTGGTCGTCGTCATCATCAACATCGTCACCAAAGGGGATAGTGATAACAGTGCCAGCGCTGGTTCTGGCGGCCTCAGTGGCcgcaatcttcttcttcttcctcttgtcCTCTTTGTCGTCGTCGTGCTCTTGTAGTGGCCACGACGCCGGCGGTGCTCCTGCTAGTGCTACCGGCGGCGATGTTAGTGTAACACGTGCCGGCGATGGTGGTGGTATACATGTCAGCGTGTCAGAGGGCGGAGGAGAGTCAATATGGTCGTCGAAAGAGGATGTGGAGTGGGTGAAGGATCAGATCCGAGTGAATGGGTTGCATATGCAGGATAACGTGTTGCGTAAAGGCATTAACCCTCGTACCAGAGCTGAGCAGCTCCAAGATCTCTTACAGTAcgtactctctctctttctctattatatttgtatttgtttgtgTAATTGGAAATGGGGATTTGGATGCGTGCAATGGGCTTGGGATTTGGGACTTCAATTGGTTTTTGTGATGGTATTGGGATTTGGTCTACAATTCTGCCTCAAAAGAGTTTAGAAAAGGGTTAATATTGTCTTGAATGTGAAAGAGGAGGGGGGGGTGAATATATACAAGAAAATACATGAACTTGGGTTCTAAGTTTACTTGGATCAACTCTCTAATCTTGGGTTCAAAGTTGTCAACTTTAAGTTTTAAGTACCAGTTCGTATGCTTTATGTGCATTTGTGTCAAAGGGAGTATGTGAGAGATATGAGATTAGATCAGTCAACTTCTATTTACATGGGATTACCTCAGTAAAGTTTGATTTGTGTTTAGTTCTCTGAAGGTTAATTCAAAATTGTTGGTTAAATTTCTGTATTTTCTTTACACtatttcttttagtttttgagTTTGGCAAGTACCATAGTGCTCTGTTTGGTTTATGTGAACCACAGGGTTAGGTGGGAGAACAAGGAAAATATGAAGTTTTTGATCATTTTCTAGGTTTATAGAACATGTAAGGTCTTTGAAGTGATTTTGtctatttcttttgtttcgaTAAGTGTTTCTATGTGTTATGTTTGTTATTTGGTGATTTCTTTAACTGGAGTATTCTCTTAGTTGGGAACCTTTTTCTCCTCGTGCTTTTCTGTGCAGCATTTTCACATGTTCACATGTTTGTTGTTAAGTGATTCACCGGAAAGTTGTGCATTTCATGTTCTGTGAATTTATGGATGATTTCCTGCAAAAATTTGACcaaaattttctgatttttagaTTCAAGGGTATATCTCACTATGAAGGACCTGAGTCGGAAAACCACACCGCCCTCCCGTGCCCTGGTGAGCTCCTTACCGAAGAGCACCACAGTAACTATGGTGAGCCTTGGGCAGGTGGGCGAGATGTTTTTGAGTTCCTCGCTCAGTCCACCCATCTGAAGCCTGAGTCACATGTCCTTGAGATTGGCTGTGGTACCCTCCGAGTCGGTTTGCATTTCATTCGCTATCTTAATGCTGGACACTTCCACTGTCTTGAAAGAGATGAGCTATCACTAATGGCTGCCTTTAGATATGAGCTTCCTTCCCAAGGTCTTCTGCACAAGCGCCCTTTGATTGTGAAAGGCGACAACATGGACTTCAGCAGATTTGGTTCAGAAGTTGTCTATGATATGATCTATGCTAGTGCAGTGTTTCTTCATATGCCTGATAAGCTTGTCTGGGTTGGATTAGAGAGATTGACAAATAAATTGAAACCTTTTGATGGGCGAATCTTCGTGTCCCATAATATTAAGTTCTGTTCGCGATTGGGAGGAGACGAATGTACAAAGCGGCTTAAGAGTTTGGGCCTGGAGTACATTGGAAAGCATACACATGATAGCTTGCTTTTTAATCACTATGAAATCTGGTTTGAGTTTAGGCGGTCCAAGGCTTAGAGTGGCagaatttattcattttttactGTCTTTCGTCCTAATTTAGATGCAGGATGTGAAGCAGTGGTTGGCTGCAGTGCTCTTGTTGTATTAGTTTGATAACTCGGCCACCGTTTCTTTGTATGTCAAGCCATTGACCTATTGATGATTGTATTTCTAAGAGTGGTAGATCGGGGTTTACTTATGGATCATCAGTTTGTGCAGGAGGCTGAGGCTTGCTTTGTATTCTTGAATAGATAAAAGGGTAACTTGTAAGATTCTGATAACACTTGCAATGAATGAATTTATATAAGCGATTTATTCTTTTCCATTACTTGCTAAATAGGTTACAAGATTCCTACACAGAGGTTCAATTTTGTCTCACAATTTATTTTCTAGATCACTACGTGAAGATGACATTTTtgcaagataatttttttggagTTTGAATTACACTTCAAGAAGTAAAAGTTAAAACCATACAATAGCAATTATCAAGCAGCAAGCATTAACAACCTGATAATACACTGGTATGATCTTTTAATTGGCCCGGTCCTGGTCAAACGACGACGTTAGGAGGATTTTACACTCTACTCGTCTCTGTTCCCAAAACCCCGTATCTactaaaaccctaaatcctaaGAAAGGAGAAACAGAGAccaaaaaggggaaaaatttCCAGAATGCATCATTCTTCACGAATCCTAAGCAACACATTGTGcaagaaaaactcaaacttgCTGTTATCTTTCACTGGCTATTCTTACAATGACTGTCATCTTGCTCCATTATTTTGCCGCTCGATCTTCTCCACGACGCACCTAGATAACTCATGGGTGAACAAGATCAAAGGGGCCTTCACCGGAAATAAGACCTCTTCAGATGAAACCAATCCCGGCTCTAGCCCTGAATCATTTACCCTGCTTCGTATGCCACTTTAGCTCCTAAACTtcgattttttaatttttttaatttaaattttgttatcGATTAGCTGTTTATGTGCTCGAAACTTTCAAGCTCTTGGTAAAACCCAATTGATATTTTAAAGAAGAATATGAAGTTTGGCCGTTATCTCATTCAGATTTTGCATGTTTTTCCTATAACCTTAGGTGTTCTTGATGATTGGCTATTGATCTGCTTAACCTTTTTAGACTATCGATCAAACCCATTTCATTCCTAAGCAGAACATCTGTTTTggactttttttccctttcggGTTTTGCtcattttaatttccttttagTTCCAGCATTTGatttaactttcttttttatgtaattaacttttatataaatttaagaAATTGGTTGGGAGTTCATGGGTTCTAGTAACGACACTATTTATTTGTTGGATTGATTCTAGGATTTGCGGATGAGATGAAGAATGCTAGAAGAATAGGGGCATTCAAGCAATATATTGTGGGGAGAAGCAGTGAAGCTACTTTTGCCGATGCATTCGAGAAACAGGAAGCCATAATCCGATATCTTGGAGGATTTGATTCCACCGGAGAGGTTggttttccctttttaatttaaaaaaaggaagccCTAATCCGATATCTTGGAGGATTTAATCTTATCTTTATAATTCTGCTTTCCTTTTCCATACTCTTGGCCAATTTTTCAAACCTGAGGATTTGTCCTCCAAACTGCCAATACTGGCCCTACAGAAAATTGAGCTATGAAGCTGAAGGAAACTTCATAGTCCAATGGATGCAGTCCAAAGTATTTGTGATTTGGAATTTAAAAACATCTATACTTGGTGTATGCTTTTCAGTTGTGTCTGGTTAAGTCTCTTGATTATGGTTTTAGGTCTTTTGATTTGTAGAATCTCAATGTCACTCAAAAACAAGAAGCAGCAAAGCATTGTAATTGCACTATTGCtgatgttgagaatgcacttGCAAAGTTCACATGGGCTAGAGAAGCACAAAAGAAGATGGAAAACTTACAGAAAGAAGGGAAACCAATGCCAAAGAACATTAATGAGGTattatttctcaaatttcactttctttACGCTTTTCTGGTTAGTGAAAATTCACTGCATATGCATAAACCTTAGTGACCGTATACCACATGCAGAAATTGGATGTCCACTGTAGAATGTCTTATAGCTTCTGAAATCACTGtttttgcttgttttgttGTCTTTGGGGAGACTTTTATAGTACAGTGGCATCCGTTTGGTTGGCTAAGTGCCTGAATTTCTTGTTGAGGTCAGATGCATCTCTCTTTGCAGATGCCTACTTATTGGAAAGTTTCAAAGCCGGAGTTTAATTGTGTGTGTGATTGCTTCCTTTAAGGTGAACTAATAACTTAGTGGAAGCATGTGAGTTACTTTCATTACATGAACTAAATTCGTGTTATGTCTGTTGGCTGTAAGTGTTGTAGGCACTGATGAGGAAAATGAGGGGGTTTGGTGATAATAGGGGCAATTTGTGGCATATTGCTTATGAAGAACCTTGGTTTGTTTGGATACACTTTTTTCCATTAACATCcatggaaaacaaaattctgATTACAGTTTAGGATTGTAGGAAACCTTGCTTTTGCAACTTATCAAAAAGGAACTGTATCACAGTCTCCCTATGAGTAGTGGATAGAGCCAGTGGTATGCCCATTAGTTACGattaaaaaatgcaaatttgATTTCCTGGATATTTCcatgaaattgaaacatgGAAAACTCATTATTAACTGATAATTTCTGTTCCGCAGGTGCAAAAATTGATGGGTTCAACGCCATTTGACCTTGCCAAGTCTAATTTGGCTAAGAGTGGGCAAATAAGTAGGAATGCACTCTGTCCATGTGGTTCCAAGAAGAGATACAAACGGTACTTTGGCCTTACATGCTTTTACCAAGACTCGGCAGAACTTAGCTTAATAATCCTTCATATTTGATTAATATGCATGAGTTTTCAGATTGATAAGCTTATTGGTCTATGTATTATTTGTTATGAAGGTGCTGTGGAAAGGATTGAAGCGATCCaagaataaaataagaagaaaaacctTCACTTCAGTCCAGTACATGGAGAGATGCCCAGAGCTCGAAGAATCAATTTGCAGTTTTTGGAGcctttgatttattttggtttGCTTAGCAAGTTGGCTGGCCTCTTGATGATCCTATTCTGCTTGCTTGGACCAGATTGGCTTAACATTTTGTTTAGACAATAAATTGGAATGAAACTGAggttgaagaaatttgattaGAGAATGCATGAAAGTACAATTTTACAACTTTGATGCGATTTTCCAATCTGTTCCGTATTCAGGGGGGCAATTGAACTCTGTTTCATTGCCATGACAGTAGGTCGGCTTTTTATGTTATTATTTAAGACTTTTCATGTTATTATTTAAGACTTTTCAGTACACTAGTCATTATCTTGGAAATGCTATGCTCTTGGTTCTTAAATTGAATCTTTGGTTTTCCATCACTTTGGTTGAAAATACAATTGTTGTGTTAAATTGAAACATCTTGATAGTTCAGCATTCAAAAAAGGCCTACCGCTTCTTCCCTTAGAAAACCTCGTTTCTATGCAAGACGTTTAGCAGTTTCTATTCTATAGCTTCTTCGCTTGATATCTCTGCAAAGCCATAGAAAGATAGGTTTCAGTCTTGCTCTCACATATAAACTTGCAGCTCAaaagttttcaatttcataaaatcaatCCGTACTTTTGTTAATTCCTAAGGCTCTGTAGATTTGGAAATGACAAATTCGATTCTTTTacatcaaaaaaataaattaaattaaaaagaaatccGACCTGCCGGATTCGAACCAGCGACCTAAGGATATCTGGTGGTTATACCAACTACAGTCCTCCGCTCTACCAACTGAGCTAAGGTCGGGATGTGTTACTCTTTCacatttttcaattaaaactaaaagCCAAAAACAAAGTGTGGACAGTCCAAATCGCCCTTCAGTTTCAAGTCaacaattttgttattttattaaattgaaAGCGTTTTGCTTTGTACTGTCTGCGTTTTGTGAttaaaaagagagatattCCCTTTTCATGCTCCCTCAGCAGCCCTTATCAATTCCAGTCTcaagttttagttttagtttaatAGT comes from Prunus dulcis chromosome 6, ALMONDv2, whole genome shotgun sequence and encodes:
- the LOC117631762 gene encoding protein translocase subunit SecA, whose amino-acid sequence is MHHSSRILSNTLCKKNSNLLLSFTGYSYNDCHLAPLFCRSIFSTTHLDNSWVNKIKGAFTGNKTSSDETNPGSSPESFTLLRFADEMKNARRIGAFKQYIVGRSSEATFADAFEKQEAIIRYLGGFDSTGENLNVTQKQEAAKHCNCTIADVENALAKFTWAREAQKKMENLQKEGKPMPKNINEVQKLMGSTPFDLAKSNLAKSGQISRNALCPCGSKKRYKRCCGKD
- the LOC117631755 gene encoding kinesin-like protein KIN-14U isoform X2; this translates as MHLQDGTSEQPGIIPRALKELFCQASLDSSSYITFSMSMLEVYMGSLRDLLSPKPACRPHEAVTRCNLNIQTDPKGLVEIEGLTEVQIVDFAKARWWYNRGRRVRSTSWTNVNEASSRSHCLTRITMFRHGDASEAKREVGKLWMVDLGGSERLLKTGATGLTLDEGRAINLSLSALGDVIAALRRKRGHVPYRNSKLTQILKDSLGAGSKVLMLVHVSPCEEDVGETICSLSFAKRARAAECNRELSEDLKSHREKRVKELEEDMREAEEECHKLKNQIQKVDLLLCENRKLFSTTYGPLEDEKAPISPEEYLKEAVEMPRKPEKTSKGNVSNSLPRFMTSTAASRQRRSAAEREVVGKARSLRSVTRSSIQFTASQSMSYSDPQIKAILQNSNRKSRYAPEAADTLPAESPKCNVSESSKTRSKLVTSSDPNLRVTLGRHRRWMSDLI
- the LOC117631755 gene encoding kinesin-like protein KIN-14U isoform X1; amino-acid sequence: MLISTENEQISLVSVSAKESFQTSHMESNPDSIDGLPPVSYFSDSPPLPIICTDVNVIPEHEKNELQQSISNLEGEISQLKLRQRLWDEKRREALNKIIDIKGSIRVFCRVRPFLLMDKRRIREPISAGSEKIVVKSAGTRKGFDFDKVFPQETSQEDVFAEVKPILRSALDGHNVCIFAHGQTGTGKTFTMDGTSEQPGIIPRALKELFCQASLDSSSYITFSMSMLEVYMGSLRDLLSPKPACRPHEAVTRCNLNIQTDPKGLVEIEGLTEVQIVDFAKARWWYNRGRRVRSTSWTNVNEASSRSHCLTRITMFRHGDASEAKREVGKLWMVDLGGSERLLKTGATGLTLDEGRAINLSLSALGDVIAALRRKRGHVPYRNSKLTQILKDSLGAGSKVLMLVHVSPCEEDVGETICSLSFAKRARAAECNRELSEDLKSHREKRVKELEEDMREAEEECHKLKNQIQKVDLLLCENRKLFSTTYGPLEDEKAPISPEEYLKEAVEMPRKPEKTSKGNVSNSLPRFMTSTAASRQRRSAAEREVVGKARSLRSVTRSSIQFTASQSMSYSDPQIKAILQNSNRKSRYAPEAADTLPAESPKCNVSESSKTRSKLVTSSDPNLRVTLGRHRRWMSDLI
- the LOC117629565 gene encoding uncharacterized protein LOC117629565, whose translation is MALWSSSSSTSSPKGIVITVPALVLAASVAAIFFFFLLSSLSSSCSCSGHDAGGAPASATGGDVSVTRAGDGGGIHVSVSEGGGESIWSSKEDVEWVKDQIRVNGLHMQDNVLRKGINPRTRAEQLQDLLQFKGISHYEGPESENHTALPCPGELLTEEHHSNYGEPWAGGRDVFEFLAQSTHLKPESHVLEIGCGTLRVGLHFIRYLNAGHFHCLERDELSLMAAFRYELPSQGLLHKRPLIVKGDNMDFSRFGSEVVYDMIYASAVFLHMPDKLVWVGLERLTNKLKPFDGRIFVSHNIKFCSRLGGDECTKRLKSLGLEYIGKHTHDSLLFNHYEIWFEFRRSKA